A portion of the Acidobacteriota bacterium genome contains these proteins:
- a CDS encoding SDR family oxidoreductase yields the protein MSILESFKLTDRVAVVTGGAGLLGAEFARTLAEAGAAVVIVDLNASAATAGAAAILELGGKATAIATDITSPESVAAMVHVVLSTFGRLDILVNSAALDPKFDPAAIAGGIAPGGFEDYPLDLWNAAMKVNLTGTFLVTQACVKPMVARGQKGSIVNICSTYGLDGPDQRIYVTNGDRVAFKPVDYPVTKAGVMGFTRYLAAYYAGTQIRVNALTPGGVFHGHEEAFVKNYSAKTMLGRMARRHEMNGALLFLASDASSYMTGSNVVVDGGWTAW from the coding sequence ATGTCGATTCTTGAATCCTTCAAATTAACGGACCGCGTAGCGGTCGTGACGGGTGGGGCGGGGTTGCTTGGCGCCGAGTTCGCCAGGACGCTGGCTGAGGCCGGTGCGGCTGTGGTCATTGTTGATCTGAACGCCAGCGCTGCCACCGCGGGAGCGGCCGCAATCCTGGAACTCGGCGGCAAAGCGACGGCGATCGCGACCGATATCACGAGCCCCGAGTCTGTGGCGGCCATGGTTCACGTCGTCCTGTCGACGTTTGGCCGGCTCGATATCCTTGTCAACAGTGCGGCCCTGGATCCGAAGTTTGATCCAGCTGCAATCGCGGGTGGGATTGCGCCGGGCGGGTTCGAAGACTATCCGCTCGATTTGTGGAACGCCGCGATGAAGGTCAACCTGACCGGCACCTTTCTGGTCACACAGGCATGTGTCAAACCGATGGTCGCGCGCGGTCAGAAGGGCAGTATCGTCAATATCTGCTCCACGTATGGGCTCGATGGCCCTGACCAGCGCATCTATGTGACCAACGGTGATCGGGTCGCATTCAAGCCGGTGGACTATCCCGTGACCAAGGCTGGCGTGATGGGTTTTACGCGGTATCTCGCCGCGTACTACGCAGGGACGCAGATTCGCGTCAATGCACTCACACCTGGCGGCGTGTTTCACGGGCATGAGGAAGCGTTCGTGAAGAATTACTCGGCAAAGACGATGCTCGGACGTATGGCCCGCAGGCACGAGATGAACGGGGCGCTGCTCTTCCTGGCCTCGGATGCGTCGTCTTACATGACCGGTAGCAACGTCGTCGTCGATGGTGGATGGACGGCGTGGTAG
- a CDS encoding acylneuraminate cytidylyltransferase, with protein sequence MDGVVERPRPHALALIPARGGSKGIPGKNIREFAGYQLIAWSIAAARESTLVTRVVVSTDDPEIAAVARTFGAEVPFLRPSELAQDHTTDFPVVEHALQALAELDGYRPDVVVQLRPTSPIRPCGLVDDALRILREHEDADCVRGVVPAAQNPFKMWRCDGEHQPLRPLLAVEGIPEPYNAPRQILPPVYWQTGQIDVIRATTITRKRSLTGDVVYPIVIAAGYAADIDTPADWKRCEALVYSGLRMTSPGKARRPMPGTIKLIVTDFDGVITDARVWTDESGREMVVASRSDSMRIGELKQRGIDVVVLSSEVNPVVKARATKMGIEAVHGMGLAEKGDALKTFLANKGVAPEHVVYLGNDFNDLPCFEIAGWSVAVADAYPEARRAADLVLTTNGGYGALRELCDVVLNAQSGASTGS encoded by the coding sequence ATGGACGGCGTGGTAGAGCGTCCCAGGCCACACGCGCTGGCTCTCATTCCCGCACGCGGAGGTTCCAAGGGTATTCCCGGCAAGAACATCCGCGAGTTCGCCGGGTATCAGCTGATTGCCTGGAGTATCGCGGCGGCCAGGGAGTCGACGCTGGTGACTCGAGTTGTGGTCTCGACCGATGATCCTGAGATCGCCGCAGTGGCGCGCACCTTTGGGGCCGAGGTGCCTTTCTTGCGCCCATCGGAACTGGCGCAGGACCACACCACGGACTTTCCCGTCGTTGAACATGCCCTGCAAGCGCTGGCAGAGCTCGACGGCTATCGGCCCGACGTCGTCGTGCAGTTGCGGCCCACGTCACCCATTCGTCCGTGCGGCCTGGTGGACGATGCGCTTCGCATCCTGCGTGAACATGAGGACGCGGATTGCGTTCGTGGCGTCGTGCCCGCGGCTCAGAATCCGTTCAAGATGTGGCGTTGTGATGGGGAACACCAACCCTTGCGGCCCCTGTTGGCAGTCGAAGGCATTCCTGAGCCGTACAATGCGCCTCGTCAGATCCTGCCGCCGGTCTACTGGCAAACCGGGCAGATCGATGTGATCCGCGCGACAACCATCACCCGGAAGCGCTCATTGACGGGAGACGTGGTCTATCCGATTGTGATCGCAGCCGGGTATGCGGCGGACATCGATACGCCGGCCGACTGGAAGAGGTGCGAGGCGCTCGTGTATAGCGGGCTTCGGATGACGTCCCCAGGCAAGGCGCGGCGTCCGATGCCCGGCACCATCAAGCTGATCGTCACCGATTTTGACGGTGTCATCACGGACGCACGGGTCTGGACCGACGAAAGCGGTCGGGAGATGGTGGTGGCGTCACGATCGGACTCGATGCGCATCGGCGAATTGAAGCAGCGCGGCATCGATGTTGTGGTCCTCTCATCCGAGGTGAATCCTGTCGTGAAAGCCAGGGCCACAAAGATGGGAATCGAAGCGGTGCATGGGATGGGGCTGGCAGAGAAGGGCGACGCCCTGAAGACGTTCCTCGCCAACAAAGGTGTGGCACCCGAACACGTCGTGTATCTGGGCAATGATTTTAATGACCTGCCATGCTTCGAAATCGCAGGCTGGTCCGTGGCCGTGGCAGACGCCTACCCGGAGGCCCGAAGGGCGGCGGACCTCGTACTCACTACAAACGGGGGCTACGGCGCCCTGCGTGAATTGTGCGATGTGGTGTTGAACGCACAGTCAGGAGCTTCCACTGGCTCGTGA
- a CDS encoding N-acetylneuraminate synthase family protein gives MAREIWFGKRRIGDGCPTYVIAEVGINHNGDLDIAKRLIDAAAKAGADAVKFQKRTPEVSTPLEQRDQMRETPWGYISYLEYRHRVEFSAEQYGEIDRYCRDRHIDWMVSVWDEPSVDFMERFDTPAYKVPSAALTDHQLLKHVRQSGKPIVISTGMSTMEQIHQAVDVIGQENLLIMHCNSSYPCEPEELNLRMIETLSREFPINPIGYSGHEVGLVPSAVAVALGAAAIERHITLDRAMWGSDQAASVEPSGFERLVKYIRVTEVSLGDGLKRVYESELGSMKRLRRSRP, from the coding sequence CTGGCTCGTGAAATCTGGTTCGGGAAGCGGCGGATCGGCGACGGTTGCCCCACCTATGTCATCGCAGAGGTGGGGATCAATCACAACGGTGATCTGGACATTGCCAAGCGGCTCATCGACGCGGCCGCGAAGGCTGGTGCCGATGCGGTCAAGTTCCAGAAGCGAACGCCGGAGGTCTCCACGCCGCTCGAACAACGCGACCAGATGCGCGAGACACCCTGGGGATACATTTCGTATCTTGAGTACCGCCACCGCGTCGAGTTCAGTGCTGAGCAATATGGCGAGATCGACCGCTATTGCCGGGACAGACACATTGATTGGATGGTCTCGGTCTGGGACGAACCGTCGGTGGACTTCATGGAGCGCTTTGATACCCCTGCGTACAAGGTCCCCTCAGCAGCACTGACCGATCATCAATTGCTGAAGCATGTGCGCCAGTCAGGCAAGCCCATCGTCATTTCAACCGGCATGTCCACAATGGAGCAGATCCATCAGGCCGTCGATGTGATTGGTCAAGAGAACCTCCTCATCATGCACTGCAACAGCTCGTATCCCTGCGAACCGGAGGAGCTGAATCTCAGGATGATCGAAACGCTCAGCCGGGAATTTCCGATCAACCCGATCGGATATTCCGGGCACGAGGTGGGCCTCGTGCCCTCGGCGGTGGCCGTGGCACTGGGCGCCGCGGCGATCGAACGACACATCACGCTTGACCGTGCCATGTGGGGGAGCGATCAAGCCGCCTCAGTGGAGCCGAGCGGTTTTGAGCGGCTGGTGAAGTACATCCGCGTCACCGAGGTCTCGCTGGGTGATGGGCTGAAACGCGTGTACGAATCAGAGCTGGGTTCGATGAAGCGGCTGCGCCGAAGCCGCCCGTAG
- a CDS encoding Gfo/Idh/MocA family oxidoreductase, with amino-acid sequence MKVLVVGLGAVGQRHLRNLRTLTGPDTTILAYRARGLSHVLSETLKVIPDQALDAEFGVRMFGDLTEALAERPDVTFVCNPTSLHVPVALAAARAGSHLFIEKPLSDSTEGINELISVIEDNRLAGLVGYQLRFHPCLRAVRALLERGAIGRVLAVRIEVGEHLADWHPYEDYRQSYAAKRHLGGGVVLTQIHELDYATWLFGPPKRVFAVGGHLSRLVVDVEDTASILMECTVDGRGVPVHVQQDYLQRPPARTCQVLGDAGKILVDLRQSTLQLFDDRGQLMPTEPIAPFERNQLFLDQLAHFLACVRGDEVPISTVTDAAGSLRVALAAKESMTTGRVVDVKM; translated from the coding sequence ATGAAGGTCCTGGTGGTGGGACTGGGGGCTGTCGGCCAACGCCATCTTCGCAACCTGAGAACACTGACCGGGCCTGACACCACGATCCTCGCGTATCGTGCGCGCGGACTCTCGCACGTGCTCTCAGAGACCCTGAAGGTCATTCCGGACCAGGCGCTCGACGCGGAGTTCGGCGTACGGATGTTCGGCGACCTGACAGAGGCGTTAGCGGAGCGGCCGGATGTCACGTTCGTCTGTAACCCAACCAGTCTGCATGTCCCCGTCGCGCTCGCGGCAGCCAGGGCCGGCAGCCACCTGTTCATCGAGAAGCCCCTTTCAGACTCAACCGAAGGGATCAACGAACTGATCAGCGTCATCGAAGACAATCGCCTGGCGGGTCTGGTCGGTTACCAGTTGCGCTTTCACCCCTGCCTGCGCGCCGTGCGTGCCCTGCTGGAGCGCGGCGCCATCGGGCGAGTATTGGCCGTCCGTATCGAGGTGGGAGAACATCTCGCCGACTGGCACCCTTACGAAGACTACAGGCAGTCGTACGCCGCCAAGCGTCACCTGGGAGGCGGAGTGGTGCTGACGCAGATCCACGAATTGGACTATGCCACGTGGCTGTTTGGTCCGCCGAAGCGGGTTTTCGCTGTCGGCGGACATCTCAGCCGCCTTGTAGTTGATGTGGAAGACACCGCGAGCATCTTGATGGAGTGCACGGTGGACGGTCGAGGCGTTCCGGTGCATGTGCAGCAGGACTACCTCCAGCGACCACCGGCTCGCACCTGCCAGGTTCTTGGGGACGCGGGAAAAATCCTCGTGGATTTGCGTCAATCGACGCTCCAGCTCTTCGATGACCGCGGACAACTGATGCCGACTGAGCCCATCGCGCCCTTCGAACGGAATCAGCTCTTCCTCGACCAGTTGGCGCACTTCCTTGCCTGCGTCCGTGGTGACGAGGTGCCGATATCCACGGTCACTGACGCCGCCGGAAGTCTCCGCGTCGCGCTGGCGGCAAAGGAATCGATGACAACCGGACGGGTCGTCGACGTGAAGATGTGA